A portion of the Rhinopithecus roxellana isolate Shanxi Qingling chromosome 19, ASM756505v1, whole genome shotgun sequence genome contains these proteins:
- the LOC104667967 gene encoding homeobox protein NANOG-like → MNRPAERAIAGFPEVVTPTSKGQSVAAGKVAGNPSPYLTWNKVLLDLLSLPKKSSKHQTRSRIMQHFLIKATGDSKNNGVTQKASAPTYPSLYSSCHQGCLVNPTGNLPTWSNQTWNNSSWSNQTQNIQSWSNHSWNAQTWCTQSWNNQAWNSPFYNCGEESLQSCLQFQPNSPASDLEAALEAAGEGLNVIQQTTRYLSTPQTMDLFLNYSTNMQPEDV, encoded by the exons ATGAACCGCCCCGCAGAAAGGGCCATCGCGGGGTTTCCTGAAGTGGTTACTCCTACCAGCAAGGGCCAGAGTGTGGCTGCTGGGAAGGTGGCGGGAAATCCAAGCCCATATCTGACATGGAATAAAGTCCTACTTGACCTACTCTCGCTCCCTAAGAAGAGCAGCAA acaccAAACCAGATCCAGAATTATGCAACACTTTCTAATAAAGGCAACTGGTGATTCGAAAAA CAATGGTGTGACTCAGAAGGCCTCAGCACCTACCTACCCCAGCCTCTACTCTTCCTGCCACCAGGGATGCCTGGTGAACCCGACTGGGAACCTTCCGACGTGGAGCAACCAGACCTGGAACAATTCATCCTGGAGCAACCAGACCCAGAACATCCAGTCCTGGAGCAACCACTCCTGGAATGCTCAGACCTGGTGCACCCAGTCCTGGAACAATCAGGCCTGGAACAGTCCCTTCTATAACTGTGGAGAGGAATCTCTGCAGTCCTGCTTGCAGTTCCAGCCAAATTCTCCTGCCAGTGACTTGGAGGCTGCTTTGGAAGCTGCTGGGGAAGGCCTTAATGTAATACAGCAGACGACTAGGTATTTGAGTACTCCACAAACCATGGATTTATTCCTAAACTACTCCACGAACATGCAACCTGAAGATGTGTGA